The following coding sequences lie in one Steroidobacter denitrificans genomic window:
- a CDS encoding tyrosine-protein phosphatase, whose amino-acid sequence MSETGSGAPRCRVLPFQGACNFRDIGGYVAQDGRTVRWGRVYRTGVLSYLGEDDRDALRSLRIRAICDLRRGGERRREPTRWPEEGDLPRKLHWQDGAEAPAIRDFAVGRPPTAAGMFDAMIDMYRALPAWMGSRIGGLFECIANDHVPLIVHCAAGKDRTGIAVAVLLHTLGIPWETIIEDYLLTNLAGNFETFMRTRRDIQLGLTDSEHPLLAMPVAMRRVLFSAEAAFLQAAKDEIDLRYGGLDAYLERAAGITPTLRERMRQTLLEPL is encoded by the coding sequence ATGTCTGAGACTGGATCAGGCGCGCCGCGTTGTCGCGTGCTGCCCTTCCAGGGCGCCTGCAATTTTCGCGATATCGGCGGCTATGTGGCGCAGGATGGACGTACGGTGCGCTGGGGCAGGGTTTATCGCACAGGTGTGCTGAGTTATCTCGGCGAGGACGACCGGGATGCATTGCGGTCGCTGCGGATCCGAGCCATCTGTGATTTACGGCGCGGAGGAGAACGCCGGCGCGAACCGACCCGTTGGCCCGAGGAGGGCGATCTGCCCCGCAAGCTGCATTGGCAGGATGGTGCCGAGGCTCCCGCGATCCGCGATTTCGCGGTGGGACGGCCGCCCACGGCTGCAGGCATGTTTGATGCAATGATCGATATGTATCGCGCCCTGCCGGCCTGGATGGGCAGCAGGATCGGCGGTCTGTTCGAATGCATCGCGAATGATCATGTACCGCTGATCGTCCATTGTGCGGCAGGCAAGGATCGCACGGGGATTGCCGTGGCTGTATTGCTGCACACGCTGGGGATCCCTTGGGAAACGATTATCGAGGACTACCTCCTGACGAACCTCGCGGGCAATTTCGAAACATTCATGCGCACCCGCCGCGATATTCAGCTCGGGCTGACCGACAGCGAACATCCGCTACTGGCCATGCCGGTAGCGATGCGCCGGGTTCTGTTCAGTGCCGAGGCGGCATTTCTGCAAGCGGCCAAGGACGAAATCGATCTTCGCTATGGCGGCCTGGATGCCTATCTGGAGCGCGCTGCAGGCATTACGCCGACGCTTCGGGAACGCATGCGCCAGACGCTGCTGGAGCCGCTCTGA
- a CDS encoding PstS family phosphate ABC transporter substrate-binding protein: MLSACGSKNTAESRAGRKPIVRIDGSSTVFPIAEAVAEEFQLARRGAVRVTVGLSGTGGGFKKLCRGDADITNASRPILKGEMEACRASGERYLELPIAFDAITVAVNPENDWVESLTIADLRKMWEPAAQGKITRWNQVRPEWPDMPLMLFGPGADSGTFDYFTEAVMGEAKSSRGDYTASEDDNVLVQGVEHNKNALGYFGYAYYIAHKENMRAVGIQADSGATVLPDLTTVLDGSYRPLSRPLFVYIAENAAQRPEIRDFIRFYLLDGPDLAAQVGFVPLPEHASQAALLHFENNRVGTIFGGLPVVGITIDELLQREAVH; this comes from the coding sequence ATGCTGAGTGCCTGCGGTAGCAAGAATACCGCCGAGAGCCGGGCCGGCCGCAAGCCGATCGTCAGGATCGATGGGTCGAGCACGGTGTTTCCCATCGCAGAAGCGGTGGCGGAGGAGTTCCAGCTTGCCCGGCGCGGGGCTGTCCGGGTCACGGTGGGATTATCGGGTACTGGCGGAGGTTTCAAGAAACTCTGCCGCGGAGATGCCGATATAACCAATGCGTCGCGGCCCATACTGAAAGGTGAAATGGAAGCCTGCCGCGCGAGCGGTGAGCGTTACCTGGAATTACCGATCGCGTTCGATGCCATCACCGTGGCGGTCAACCCTGAAAACGACTGGGTCGAATCGTTGACCATCGCCGATCTGAGGAAAATGTGGGAACCCGCCGCACAAGGCAAGATCACGCGCTGGAACCAGGTGCGCCCCGAATGGCCCGACATGCCGCTGATGCTATTCGGTCCCGGAGCAGACTCGGGAACGTTCGACTATTTCACCGAGGCAGTCATGGGAGAGGCCAAATCAAGCCGCGGCGATTATACGGCGAGTGAAGACGACAATGTGCTCGTGCAAGGCGTCGAGCACAACAAGAATGCGCTAGGCTATTTCGGGTACGCCTACTACATCGCGCACAAGGAAAATATGCGGGCAGTGGGCATCCAGGCCGACAGCGGCGCAACCGTCCTCCCCGATCTGACGACGGTTCTCGACGGCAGCTATCGGCCGCTGTCACGGCCCTTGTTCGTGTATATCGCTGAAAATGCGGCACAACGGCCTGAAATACGCGACTTCATCCGCTTCTATCTGCTCGACGGCCCTGATCTCGCCGCGCAGGTCGGATTCGTGCCGCTGCCTGAACATGCCTCGCAGGCCGCGCTCCTGCATTTCGAGAACAATCGTGTCGGCACTATTTTTGGCGGTCTACCCGTAGTAGGCATCACGATCGATGAGTTGCTGCAGCGTGAAGCTGTGCATTAG
- a CDS encoding EF-hand domain-containing protein, producing MLKSIILGTLLVTSAGVVAAHARDGGPDPMLSQADKDGDGAISRDEFRNARVELFARMDKNSDGYLDEADRRTDTKAPGAAAKTNTDQPPRKGARHEHRRMHKDMNHKTMFERLDADGDGRLSKDEFVDGAMSRFDQADTDGNGMLDTQELEAMRKAGKQRLREPRQKRSKAQASGNWQQKSGN from the coding sequence ATGTTGAAATCAATCATCCTCGGAACTCTGCTGGTAACCTCGGCCGGCGTCGTCGCGGCGCATGCGCGCGACGGCGGACCGGATCCCATGCTCAGCCAGGCCGACAAGGACGGGGACGGCGCCATCAGCCGCGATGAATTCCGGAATGCGAGAGTCGAACTCTTCGCGCGAATGGACAAAAATTCAGACGGCTACCTGGATGAAGCGGACCGGCGTACCGATACGAAAGCGCCTGGAGCCGCCGCAAAGACGAATACGGATCAGCCGCCTCGCAAGGGCGCCAGGCACGAACACAGACGCATGCACAAGGACATGAACCACAAGACCATGTTCGAACGTCTGGATGCCGACGGCGACGGCAGACTCAGCAAGGATGAATTCGTCGACGGCGCCATGTCCAGGTTCGACCAGGCGGATACCGACGGCAACGGCATGCTCGACACCCAGGAACTGGAAGCGATGCGGAAGGCTGGAAAGCAGCGCCTTCGGGAGCCGCGTCAAAAGCGCAGCAAGGCGCAAGCGTCCGGAAACTGGCAGCAGAAATCCGGGAACTGA
- a CDS encoding sensor histidine kinase, which produces MNHAPVQTASLSDPRLTRLRRSVFAYAGIIAAIAWVYAMASVFVDRQQTRAAARTALLNFATGLNLHTEAVLADGLGSAQAAASHLEAIGGIRHAEEREALRMLRSDLVGGAYVDALFVAAPDRFMAAARGDYREAASRPPEWLLGAFREAPSMFVGTPIPVPVNPAQRVIPIAVRIAAPAGEIRYAGAWFDIEALHRRYERTLPADAVIGLMTENGDILARVVSGAAADLPMSTRISSTERQHILRAVQQQPTILEFRAQAGSAGMMYAVSRPQPAAALLTVVGRTHRSIMASWRERMLKMVIVASISSIMLLLLTLALQHYAKELDRARKALQGANETLEQRVAERTSQLALANERLAAANDELEAFSAAASHDLRSPLTTISGQAGLLELRLNESADPEVRKRLDRIHAGVRGAVEVIDGMLSLARVSRHELACEEVSLSGLVRQCIDDIAEQHGRIDIDSHVQPGLIVMADPRLMKSLVFNLVSNAWKYSVGKPRVRIEFSCEEGHERIYCLRDHGVGFDMAHAGNLFQPFRRLHSATDFPGTGVGLALVARIVNRYGGKIWAAGVVGEGAAFHFTLPLASAA; this is translated from the coding sequence ATGAACCACGCTCCGGTCCAGACCGCATCCCTGTCGGATCCCCGGCTGACACGCCTGAGAAGATCGGTGTTCGCATACGCAGGCATCATCGCCGCCATCGCGTGGGTCTACGCCATGGCAAGCGTATTCGTCGACCGACAGCAGACGCGTGCGGCGGCCCGTACGGCATTGTTGAATTTTGCCACGGGATTGAATTTGCATACCGAGGCCGTCCTGGCCGATGGGCTGGGTTCAGCGCAGGCGGCAGCCAGTCATCTCGAGGCGATCGGCGGAATACGACATGCCGAGGAGCGCGAAGCATTGAGAATGTTGCGCAGCGATCTGGTCGGCGGCGCCTATGTAGACGCTCTGTTCGTGGCGGCGCCGGATCGCTTCATGGCAGCGGCACGGGGAGACTATCGCGAGGCGGCATCCCGGCCGCCTGAGTGGCTGTTGGGTGCCTTCCGCGAGGCGCCTTCCATGTTCGTCGGTACGCCGATCCCGGTGCCGGTCAATCCCGCGCAACGCGTCATTCCGATTGCCGTGCGGATCGCTGCGCCGGCAGGAGAGATCCGATATGCAGGTGCCTGGTTCGACATCGAGGCGCTGCACCGGCGCTACGAGCGCACGTTGCCTGCGGATGCGGTCATAGGGTTGATGACCGAAAACGGCGATATTCTGGCGCGCGTCGTATCCGGCGCAGCCGCCGACCTGCCGATGTCGACGCGAATCAGCAGCACGGAGCGGCAACATATCCTGCGGGCGGTACAGCAGCAGCCGACGATCCTCGAATTTCGTGCCCAGGCTGGCAGTGCCGGCATGATGTACGCTGTCTCCCGGCCGCAGCCGGCCGCCGCCTTGCTCACAGTCGTGGGGCGCACCCATCGATCGATCATGGCGTCGTGGCGGGAGCGAATGCTGAAAATGGTGATCGTGGCGAGTATATCGAGCATCATGCTGCTGCTGTTGACTTTGGCCTTACAGCACTATGCCAAGGAACTGGATCGCGCCCGGAAGGCGCTGCAGGGAGCCAACGAGACGCTGGAGCAGCGAGTCGCCGAGCGTACTTCCCAACTGGCGCTGGCGAACGAGCGCCTGGCGGCGGCGAATGACGAACTGGAAGCATTCAGTGCCGCGGCATCTCACGATCTGCGCTCTCCGCTTACGACGATTTCCGGCCAGGCAGGGTTGCTGGAGTTGAGGTTGAACGAATCTGCGGACCCGGAAGTGCGCAAGCGGCTCGATCGCATCCATGCCGGGGTGCGCGGTGCGGTCGAGGTGATCGACGGCATGCTTTCGCTCGCACGCGTTTCACGTCATGAGCTGGCTTGCGAGGAGGTTTCCTTAAGCGGCCTCGTGCGTCAATGCATCGATGACATTGCCGAACAGCACGGGCGCATCGATATCGACAGTCATGTCCAGCCTGGCCTGATCGTGATGGCCGACCCTCGCCTGATGAAATCCCTGGTGTTCAACCTGGTGTCCAATGCCTGGAAATACAGCGTCGGCAAGCCGCGGGTCCGTATCGAGTTCAGCTGCGAAGAAGGACACGAGAGGATTTATTGCCTACGTGATCATGGTGTGGGTTTCGATATGGCGCATGCCGGGAATCTGTTTCAACCGTTTCGGCGGTTGCACTCGGCTACGGACTTTCCGGGTACCGGCGTGGGCTTGGCGCTGGTGGCGCGTATCGTGAATCGCTACGGCGGCAAGATTTGGGCGGCCGGCGTCGTCGGTGAGGGGGCTGCCTTCCATTTCACCTTGCCGCTGGCCAGCGCTGCCTAG
- a CDS encoding DEAD/DEAH box helicase — MPVDRPQAAPEDSIPPEGTRFRDLLANEALLTALDAVGYESPSPIQAATIPPLLAGADVLGQAQTGTGKTAAFALPILSRIELARRAPQALVLVPTRELAIQVAEAFQRYAAGMSAFHVAPIYGGQSYTPQLQTLRRGVHTVVGTPGRIMDHIERGTLALETLKYFVLDEADEMLRMGFIDDVEWILERAPRCQTALFSATMPAAVRRIAQKYLREPVEVTIKSKTTTAAKIRQRYWIVSGVHKLDALTRILEAEPFDGMLVFARTKLATEDLTQRLAARGFAVEALNGDIAQAQRERTITRLKAGQIDIVVATDVAARGLDVERISHVVNYDVPYDPESYVHRIGRTGRAGRSGEAILFIAPRERNMLRVIERATRQSIAPMQLPSIEDVNRRRVERFNERLTQILASGAGNAMRNVVERYQQEHDVPMVEIAAALASIVQGTKSLMESSDSVEAGPVEAGSREVHTPPAGEFEHRPALRGEARAAVSRSRLESVSDGPTRRPERPSGKGAGRVSPTEVETYRIEVGQVHGVKPANIVGAIANEAGLDGRHIGRVVICEDHSFVDLPPGMPKEVFRELQKTRIAGQKLQISRALKTQVQKMRRERPSESARGKSARGGPAKRESTRPPRR, encoded by the coding sequence TTGCCCGTCGACAGGCCACAGGCCGCACCCGAAGACTCCATCCCGCCCGAAGGTACAAGGTTTCGCGATCTACTGGCGAATGAGGCCCTGCTCACGGCGTTGGATGCGGTCGGCTACGAATCGCCTTCGCCTATCCAGGCGGCGACGATACCCCCTCTGCTGGCGGGCGCCGATGTGCTGGGCCAGGCGCAGACCGGGACAGGCAAGACCGCCGCGTTTGCACTGCCGATCTTGTCGAGGATCGAGCTGGCGCGGCGCGCTCCCCAGGCGCTAGTGCTGGTGCCGACGCGTGAGCTGGCGATCCAGGTCGCCGAGGCCTTTCAGCGCTACGCAGCAGGAATGAGTGCTTTTCATGTTGCGCCGATCTACGGCGGACAAAGCTATACGCCCCAGTTGCAGACCCTGCGGCGCGGCGTCCATACCGTCGTCGGTACGCCGGGACGCATCATGGATCATATCGAGCGCGGCACGCTCGCTCTGGAAACGCTGAAATATTTTGTGCTCGACGAAGCGGACGAGATGCTGCGCATGGGCTTCATCGATGACGTCGAGTGGATACTGGAGCGGGCGCCGCGGTGTCAGACTGCACTGTTTTCCGCGACGATGCCTGCGGCGGTACGCCGTATCGCGCAGAAGTATCTGCGCGAACCGGTGGAAGTGACCATCAAGAGCAAGACTACGACGGCAGCCAAGATCCGCCAGCGCTATTGGATCGTCAGCGGAGTGCACAAGCTCGATGCCCTGACGCGCATCCTGGAAGCCGAACCTTTCGACGGCATGCTGGTGTTTGCTCGCACCAAACTCGCGACGGAAGACTTGACGCAGCGGCTCGCGGCGCGTGGCTTCGCGGTCGAGGCATTGAACGGCGACATCGCTCAGGCACAGCGTGAACGCACGATCACGAGGCTCAAGGCGGGCCAGATCGACATCGTCGTGGCGACCGACGTCGCGGCGCGGGGACTCGATGTCGAACGCATCAGTCATGTGGTGAACTATGATGTTCCCTACGATCCGGAATCCTATGTGCACCGCATCGGCCGCACGGGCCGCGCCGGGCGCAGCGGCGAGGCCATCCTGTTCATTGCGCCGCGTGAACGAAACATGCTGCGCGTGATCGAGCGGGCCACTCGCCAGAGCATCGCCCCGATGCAACTGCCCAGCATCGAAGACGTCAATCGGCGGCGCGTCGAACGATTCAACGAACGCCTCACCCAGATATTGGCCAGCGGTGCCGGCAATGCAATGCGCAATGTCGTCGAACGCTACCAGCAGGAGCATGATGTACCGATGGTCGAGATCGCCGCGGCCCTGGCAAGTATCGTGCAGGGGACGAAATCGCTGATGGAGAGTTCGGACTCGGTCGAGGCCGGTCCGGTCGAGGCCGGTTCCCGGGAAGTCCACACGCCTCCGGCAGGCGAGTTCGAACATCGGCCCGCATTGCGGGGCGAGGCTCGGGCCGCCGTATCGCGATCCAGGCTTGAGTCGGTATCGGATGGACCGACAAGGCGGCCGGAGCGGCCTTCCGGGAAAGGCGCGGGCCGAGTTTCACCGACCGAGGTGGAGACGTACCGCATCGAGGTCGGTCAGGTGCATGGCGTCAAACCCGCCAATATCGTCGGTGCCATCGCCAACGAGGCGGGCCTCGACGGACGCCACATCGGCCGCGTGGTGATCTGCGAGGATCATAGTTTTGTCGATTTGCCGCCGGGCATGCCCAAGGAGGTGTTTCGCGAGTTACAGAAGACGCGCATCGCCGGACAGAAGCTGCAGATCAGCCGTGCTTTGAAGACGCAGGTGCAGAAGATGCGCCGGGAGCGTCCAAGTGAATCAGCAAGGGGTAAATCAGCAAGAGGCGGGCCTGCGAAGCGCGAATCCACGCGGCCGCCGCGGCGTTGA
- a CDS encoding putative bifunctional diguanylate cyclase/phosphodiesterase gives MRSHGLRTKLILMALAAGACITATLFLLEYIEYRVSSRDIGIHGERILLAAESRRLDQLADDIATAGAPLFEKALREDDLETVRRNAADLLENPATIAVRITGEDGGIVYEAQRIEPWTLSLAADEKRSFRRALGESTGSLEIIVGRPGLEASARTLREQLKDAERYTFQRWSRIIIGAGMLITLMLAILGWLLARRFERPINELIRSAERIGEGDYTQPHKVTSNDEIAALETALDRMRQNLRQTMITKNYLNTVLNSMNDAVLVTSTDGTVRRINDAAVRLFGYSEPEISGQPFVNLIAENERAAFSLETAVTETRESVIAARNGQTIPVSLSCAPLAAEDPQFQGMIFVVRNITDRKRAERRIRYLARYDALTKVPNRMQFQHMLQQAIARARRDERGILLLYLDMDRFKEINDTFGHAAGDRTLEVLSERLTRILPRETVIGRLAGDEFGLFVEGVSATDDERIQAANLSRMVLAEVCKAYYVDHQEVFLTASLGIAFCPKDAENVIDLIRNADAAMYHSKQAGGNSFAFYSPDMNAAAVERLMLKSKLRRALERDELMMFYQPKVDLRDGRIVGAEALLRWRLPGHGDIPPSQFIPLAEETNLILGIGEWVLNRVCADYRRWTERVPNPGRVSINLSLKQLRQASFITRCRSVFRRHEVSPTCFELEITETTLMADPKRTVKLLDELYAMGLHLSIDDFGTGYSSLSALQQFPIGTLKIDQSFVRDAAINSDDATIVRTIIDMGKALEFEVIAEGVENEEQFNFLRSRGCHYGQGRLFGDAMSSDEFLALLAMQHSGNAKISELFAS, from the coding sequence TTGAGATCGCATGGCCTCAGAACCAAGTTGATTTTGATGGCGCTCGCCGCCGGCGCGTGCATCACCGCGACGCTCTTTCTACTGGAATATATCGAGTATCGGGTATCGAGCCGCGACATCGGCATCCACGGCGAACGCATACTGCTGGCCGCCGAAAGCCGGCGCCTCGATCAACTGGCCGACGATATCGCCACCGCCGGCGCACCCTTGTTCGAAAAAGCACTGCGCGAGGATGACCTGGAGACGGTTCGCCGCAACGCTGCCGATCTGCTGGAAAATCCCGCAACGATCGCCGTCCGCATTACCGGCGAGGATGGCGGCATCGTCTACGAAGCACAGCGTATCGAACCCTGGACGCTCTCGCTTGCCGCGGACGAAAAGCGCAGCTTCCGGCGCGCGCTGGGCGAATCCACCGGTAGTCTCGAAATCATCGTGGGGCGTCCAGGTCTCGAGGCCTCGGCGCGGACGTTGCGCGAACAGTTGAAAGACGCCGAACGGTACACTTTCCAGCGCTGGAGCCGAATCATCATCGGCGCCGGCATGCTCATTACGCTGATGCTCGCCATCCTCGGCTGGCTGCTGGCAAGACGGTTTGAACGGCCGATCAACGAACTGATCCGCTCCGCCGAACGCATCGGCGAGGGAGACTATACCCAGCCCCACAAAGTCACCAGCAACGACGAGATCGCGGCACTGGAAACCGCTCTGGATCGCATGAGACAGAATCTGCGCCAGACCATGATCACCAAGAATTACCTCAATACCGTGCTCAACAGCATGAATGACGCGGTCCTCGTCACCTCGACGGACGGTACGGTGCGCAGGATCAACGACGCAGCGGTGCGATTGTTCGGTTACAGCGAACCGGAGATCTCCGGCCAGCCGTTCGTCAACCTGATTGCTGAGAACGAGCGTGCCGCTTTTTCCCTGGAAACGGCTGTCACGGAAACTCGCGAGTCGGTGATCGCGGCGCGCAATGGACAAACGATACCGGTCTCACTCTCGTGTGCGCCGCTGGCCGCCGAGGATCCTCAGTTCCAGGGCATGATTTTCGTCGTCCGCAATATCACTGACCGTAAGCGTGCCGAGCGGCGCATTCGCTATCTGGCGCGCTACGACGCCCTTACCAAGGTGCCGAATCGGATGCAGTTCCAGCATATGCTGCAGCAGGCGATCGCACGGGCACGACGCGACGAACGCGGCATCCTGCTGCTGTACTTGGACATGGACCGTTTCAAGGAAATCAACGATACCTTCGGGCATGCTGCCGGTGATCGGACTCTCGAGGTGCTCAGCGAACGTCTTACGCGAATCCTGCCGCGTGAGACCGTGATCGGGCGCCTGGCGGGTGATGAGTTCGGACTATTCGTCGAGGGCGTCTCCGCCACTGACGATGAGCGCATCCAGGCAGCGAACTTGTCGCGCATGGTACTTGCAGAAGTCTGCAAAGCCTACTACGTCGATCATCAGGAAGTATTTCTCACGGCCAGTCTCGGTATCGCCTTCTGCCCGAAGGATGCCGAGAACGTGATCGATCTCATCCGTAACGCCGATGCGGCCATGTACCACTCCAAGCAGGCCGGCGGCAACAGCTTTGCCTTCTATTCACCGGACATGAACGCCGCGGCAGTCGAGCGGCTCATGTTGAAAAGCAAGCTTCGCCGCGCACTGGAACGCGATGAGCTGATGATGTTCTATCAGCCCAAGGTCGATCTGAGGGACGGCCGTATCGTCGGTGCAGAGGCACTCTTGCGCTGGCGTTTGCCGGGACATGGAGACATCCCCCCCTCACAATTCATTCCCCTGGCGGAGGAAACGAACCTGATCCTCGGCATCGGCGAGTGGGTGTTGAACCGGGTCTGCGCCGACTATCGGCGCTGGACCGAGCGCGTCCCCAATCCGGGGCGTGTTTCAATCAACCTGTCTTTGAAGCAACTGCGTCAGGCGAGTTTCATCACTCGGTGCAGGTCCGTTTTTCGCCGTCACGAAGTCTCTCCCACCTGCTTCGAACTCGAGATCACCGAAACGACACTCATGGCCGATCCGAAACGAACGGTGAAATTACTCGATGAGCTGTATGCCATGGGCCTGCATCTTTCGATCGACGATTTCGGCACGGGCTATTCATCACTCAGTGCCTTGCAGCAGTTCCCGATTGGAACCTTGAAGATAGACCAATCCTTCGTCCGCGATGCCGCCATCAATTCCGATGATGCAACGATCGTGCGGACGATCATCGATATGGGTAAGGCGCTGGAATTCGAGGTCATCGCGGAAGGTGTCGAAAACGAGGAACAGTTCAATTTCCTGCGCAGCCGCGGCTGTCATTACGGCCAGGGCCGGCTGTTCGGCGACGCCATGAGTTCGGATGAATTCCTGGCGCTGCTGGCCATGCAGCACAGTGGGAACGCCAAGATCAGCGAATTGTTCGCTTCCTGA
- a CDS encoding ATP-binding cassette domain-containing protein has translation MLTFSSLSLRRGTRLLIADVSFTIHRAEKVGIVGANGCGKSSLLALILGELQPDAGSFELPPQRVIAHVAQELAADECDAIEFVMDGDRELRAIQKAIADAEANDAGALLGELHGRLDAIGGYEARSRAGRLMHGLGFTAADETRPVDTFSGGWRVRLNLARALMCRSDLLLLDEPTNHLDLDAVIWLEEWLRTYPGTLLMIAHDREFLDRTVGRIVHIEAGTARLYSGNYSAFEEQRAAQLAQQRSMYERQQRQIRHMMSFVERFRAKATKARQAQSRLKALERMERIAPAHVDSPFEFSFLSPQKLPRPLLTLEKQSAGYGERRILESISMTIAPGNRIALLGRNGAGKSTLMKLLAGELPDQTGRRTEARDLRIGYFAQHQLEQLTPDDSPLMHLRRLGADTAARAAERELRGFLGGFGFSGDRVFEPVGLFSGGEKARLVLALVSYQRPNLLLLDEPTNHLDLEMRQALAIALQDYEAAVVLVSHDRHLLRAVADDLILVDQGQARPFEGDLDDYARWSAAREPSTGEAPTPSCGKAARPGTGRGANLSINPSMEQKKQRKRAAAQRRSRIGPLLAEIARIENRIQALEMRRKELEASLASSDVYAAEAKTRLQELLQSQTQLIRDIDAQEISWLEANERLEAELAADLDPADIQLASDTMLIENPRPANSRR, from the coding sequence ATGCTTACGTTTTCATCCTTGAGCCTGCGTCGGGGCACCCGGCTACTGATTGCCGATGTTTCGTTCACCATCCACCGCGCCGAGAAAGTCGGTATCGTCGGCGCCAACGGTTGCGGAAAATCCAGCCTGCTGGCGTTGATCCTCGGCGAACTGCAGCCTGACGCCGGCAGCTTCGAACTCCCCCCGCAACGGGTCATAGCCCATGTCGCCCAGGAACTCGCCGCCGATGAATGCGATGCCATCGAATTCGTGATGGACGGCGATCGGGAGCTACGCGCCATCCAAAAGGCTATCGCCGATGCCGAGGCAAACGATGCGGGCGCCTTGCTGGGCGAGCTTCATGGACGTCTGGATGCGATCGGGGGCTACGAAGCACGCAGCCGGGCGGGCCGTCTCATGCACGGACTGGGATTTACCGCTGCGGACGAGACTCGGCCGGTGGATACGTTCTCCGGCGGCTGGCGCGTGCGGCTCAATCTGGCGCGGGCCTTGATGTGCCGGTCGGATCTGCTGCTGCTGGATGAACCCACGAATCATCTGGATCTCGACGCGGTCATCTGGCTGGAAGAGTGGCTGCGCACCTATCCCGGCACGCTGCTCATGATCGCGCATGATCGGGAATTCCTGGACCGTACCGTGGGCCGGATCGTCCACATCGAAGCCGGTACCGCGCGTCTCTACAGCGGCAATTATTCCGCATTCGAAGAACAGCGTGCCGCGCAGCTGGCGCAGCAGCGCTCGATGTACGAACGCCAGCAGCGCCAGATTAGACACATGATGAGCTTCGTGGAACGTTTTCGCGCCAAGGCCACCAAGGCCCGCCAGGCTCAAAGCCGCCTCAAGGCGCTGGAACGCATGGAGCGGATCGCGCCGGCACACGTCGATTCGCCCTTCGAGTTTTCCTTCCTGTCCCCGCAGAAGCTGCCCCGTCCTTTGCTGACACTGGAGAAGCAGTCGGCGGGCTATGGTGAACGGCGGATACTGGAGTCGATCAGCATGACGATCGCGCCGGGCAACCGCATCGCCTTGCTGGGACGCAACGGCGCGGGGAAATCCACCCTGATGAAACTATTGGCCGGCGAGCTTCCAGACCAGACAGGCAGACGCACCGAGGCGCGCGACCTGCGCATCGGTTATTTTGCCCAGCATCAGCTCGAACAGCTCACGCCGGACGACTCGCCGCTGATGCATCTGCGGCGCCTGGGCGCAGATACGGCGGCGCGCGCGGCCGAGCGGGAGTTGCGCGGCTTCCTGGGCGGATTCGGGTTCAGCGGCGATCGAGTCTTCGAACCGGTCGGGCTGTTCTCCGGTGGTGAAAAAGCCCGCCTCGTCTTGGCGCTGGTGAGCTACCAGCGGCCCAACCTGCTGCTGCTGGATGAACCCACGAATCATCTGGATCTGGAAATGCGCCAGGCACTGGCCATCGCCTTGCAGGACTATGAAGCCGCCGTGGTATTGGTCTCTCATGACCGGCACCTGCTGCGCGCGGTCGCCGATGATCTGATCCTTGTCGACCAGGGACAGGCCCGGCCGTTCGAGGGCGATCTGGATGACTATGCCCGCTGGTCTGCCGCCCGCGAGCCGTCTACGGGCGAGGCGCCGACTCCATCCTGCGGCAAGGCGGCCAGACCCGGCACCGGCCGTGGCGCCAACCTCAGCATCAATCCAAGCATGGAGCAGAAAAAACAACGCAAACGCGCCGCGGCACAGCGCCGTAGCCGCATCGGCCCGCTACTGGCGGAAATCGCACGCATCGAAAACAGGATTCAGGCACTCGAAATGCGGCGCAAGGAACTCGAGGCTTCCCTGGCTTCATCTGACGTCTATGCCGCCGAGGCTAAAACACGGCTCCAGGAGCTGTTGCAATCACAGACGCAGCTGATCCGCGATATCGACGCTCAGGAAATTTCCTGGCTGGAAGCCAATGAACGATTGGAGGCTGAACTTGCCGCCGACCTTGATCCCGCCGACATCCAGCTGGCGTCGGATACCATGCTGATCGAAAATCCCCGGCCAGCCAACAGTCGCAGGTGA